The Candidatus Baltobacteraceae bacterium genome contains a region encoding:
- the fliF gene encoding flagellar basal-body MS-ring/collar protein FliF — MERLSSMWSDLAGRISAIWQNQNRQTRTLTVAGIAILLAAALGLGWLYVGQSQNYQTLFSNLSAQDAAAVTQHLKDDKVPYRLSADGKTVYVPAADLSDERVAIAGSGLIKGGSTGYELFDRTNFGMTEFQEKIDKTRAIEGELERTIDGLDPVESSRVNIASPDQTLYTTTQEPTTASIAIKTKPGESLDPDQVRGITMLVANAVDGLKPENVTIVNQDGQILMPGPGGTSDTSGAAAPADALRLTQEQLLAKERYESALQQSIQSMLDSTLGPRRAVARVSTKMDFDANSTESKVYAPQGTVLSSQSERESYVGTQPARNAAIGVPGTTSNIGTYQAPAQQSNGRYNRSKSTVNYDITEQNIKHIDAPGKVLQTSVAVLVDSTPQVANASGLPVAANAQPYQLTPANIAQIRNAVVAAAGLNLAQGDQVSVEAIPFNPSVANAGAPTAVTTTVLGIPVWALAAVGLVALLAGIGLVAMRARRGRFAPTTELPSFDTSLAEELPPFEEHPILEGAPGIAAPIRSAADLTREQMIEYVTTVAQENPDSIAKLVKLWLAE, encoded by the coding sequence GTGGAGCGTCTCAGTTCGATGTGGTCCGATCTTGCCGGGCGTATTTCTGCTATTTGGCAGAATCAAAATCGCCAGACGCGCACCCTTACCGTGGCCGGTATCGCGATTTTGCTTGCGGCAGCGCTCGGTCTGGGCTGGCTCTACGTCGGCCAAAGTCAGAACTATCAGACGCTCTTTTCGAACCTCTCGGCGCAAGACGCGGCCGCCGTTACACAACATTTAAAAGATGATAAGGTTCCGTACCGGCTCTCGGCGGACGGCAAGACCGTCTACGTTCCGGCGGCCGATCTGAGCGACGAGCGGGTTGCAATCGCCGGTTCGGGACTGATCAAGGGCGGCTCTACCGGGTACGAGCTCTTCGATCGCACCAATTTCGGGATGACCGAGTTTCAGGAGAAGATCGACAAGACGCGGGCGATCGAGGGGGAGCTCGAACGCACGATCGACGGGCTGGACCCGGTCGAGTCGTCGCGCGTGAACATCGCCTCGCCCGATCAGACGCTTTATACGACCACGCAAGAGCCGACGACCGCCTCGATTGCGATCAAGACCAAACCCGGCGAGAGCCTCGATCCCGATCAAGTTCGCGGCATTACGATGCTGGTCGCCAATGCCGTCGACGGGCTCAAGCCGGAGAACGTCACGATCGTCAACCAGGACGGTCAGATCCTCATGCCGGGCCCGGGCGGCACCTCGGATACAAGTGGCGCCGCCGCGCCGGCCGATGCGCTTCGGTTGACGCAGGAGCAACTGTTGGCCAAGGAGCGGTACGAATCGGCGCTTCAGCAGAGTATTCAATCGATGCTCGATTCGACGCTGGGTCCCCGCCGCGCGGTTGCGCGCGTGTCGACCAAGATGGACTTCGACGCGAACTCGACCGAGAGCAAGGTGTACGCACCCCAGGGCACCGTGCTATCTTCGCAGAGCGAGCGCGAGTCCTACGTCGGCACGCAACCGGCGCGTAATGCCGCCATCGGCGTGCCGGGAACGACGAGCAACATCGGTACGTACCAGGCGCCGGCGCAGCAGTCGAACGGGCGCTACAATCGCTCGAAATCGACCGTGAACTACGACATTACCGAACAGAACATCAAACACATCGACGCGCCCGGCAAGGTGCTGCAAACCAGCGTCGCGGTGCTGGTCGATTCCACCCCACAGGTCGCCAACGCGTCCGGCCTTCCGGTGGCCGCCAACGCCCAGCCGTATCAACTCACGCCGGCAAACATCGCGCAGATTCGCAACGCTGTCGTCGCGGCCGCCGGTTTGAACTTGGCGCAGGGCGACCAGGTTTCGGTGGAAGCGATACCGTTCAACCCGTCGGTGGCGAATGCCGGCGCGCCGACCGCCGTCACGACGACGGTTCTGGGCATACCGGTCTGGGCGCTCGCCGCCGTCGGACTGGTCGCGCTGCTCGCCGGCATCGGTTTGGTTGCAATGCGCGCACGCCGCGGACGCTTCGCGCCGACGACCGAACTGCCGTCCTTCGACACCTCGCTGGCCGAAGAGCTGCCGCCCTTCGAAGAGCACCCGATTCTGGAAGGCGCGCCTGGAATCGCGGCACCGATTCGTTCCGCCGCGGACCTCACCCGCGAGCAAATGATCGAGTACGTCACGACCGTGGCTCAAGAAAATCCGGATTCCATTGCCAAACTCGTCAAGCTTTGGTTGGCCGAATGA
- the fliG gene encoding flagellar motor switch protein FliG: MESPIVNLSGLGPLPEPPIVSVGLPESPQLEISGPEKAAILLITLGLELSATIFKFLRQDEVERIVLEIAKITTVPIEKRDAVIQEAYQRAIALKYINEGGIEYAKEILERSFGAGQADDMTSRLFAALKHGNPLELIKKTEPAQLLQFIQDEHPQTIALILVYMQPEQAGAVLSALPPDLQAEVAMRIAILQKTAPEVLEQLDELLGRRLLVSGADFAKAGGVQSLANVMNFVDRETEKNILDGLAKRDPELAQEVKNLLFVFEDIINLDDRSIQRVLKEVDGKDLALALKVANEELLARIYKNMSSRASTMLKEEIELLGPTRMRDVGKAQQQIVDVIRTLEENGQIVIARGAKDERLV, from the coding sequence ATGGAGTCTCCCATCGTCAATCTCTCCGGCCTGGGTCCGCTTCCCGAACCGCCGATCGTGTCGGTCGGGCTGCCCGAATCGCCGCAGCTCGAGATATCAGGCCCGGAGAAGGCCGCGATTCTCCTGATCACGCTCGGCCTCGAACTCTCGGCCACGATCTTCAAATTCTTGCGTCAAGACGAAGTCGAACGCATCGTTCTCGAGATCGCCAAGATCACGACGGTGCCGATCGAAAAGCGCGACGCGGTCATTCAAGAAGCGTATCAGCGCGCGATCGCGCTCAAGTATATCAACGAGGGCGGAATCGAGTACGCCAAGGAGATCCTCGAGCGCAGTTTCGGCGCGGGCCAAGCCGATGACATGACCTCGCGGCTCTTCGCCGCGCTCAAGCACGGTAATCCCCTCGAGCTGATCAAGAAGACCGAGCCCGCGCAGCTGTTGCAATTCATCCAGGACGAGCATCCGCAAACGATCGCACTGATCTTGGTCTACATGCAGCCCGAACAGGCCGGCGCCGTTCTCTCTGCGCTGCCGCCCGACTTACAAGCCGAAGTGGCGATGCGCATCGCGATCCTGCAGAAGACGGCGCCCGAGGTACTCGAGCAGCTCGATGAACTTCTCGGCCGGCGTCTGCTGGTCAGCGGCGCGGATTTCGCGAAGGCCGGCGGCGTGCAGTCGCTCGCCAACGTCATGAACTTCGTCGACCGCGAGACCGAGAAGAACATACTCGACGGCTTGGCCAAGCGCGACCCCGAACTTGCGCAGGAAGTCAAGAACCTGCTCTTCGTGTTCGAAGACATCATCAATCTGGACGACCGCTCGATCCAGCGCGTGCTCAAAGAGGTCGACGGCAAGGATCTGGCGCTCGCGCTCAAAGTCGCAAACGAAGAGCTGCTCGCGCGGATCTACAAGAATATGTCCTCGCGCGCATCGACGATGCTCAAGGAAGAGATCGAACTCCTCGGTCCGACGCGCATGCGCGACGTCGGCAAGGCGCAGCAGCAGATCGTCGACGTGATCCGCACGCTCGAAGAAAACGGGCAAATAGTGATTGCGCGCGGAGCGAAAGACGAGCGGCTCGTCTGA
- a CDS encoding FliH/SctL family protein: MGKIVKEARFSGGAYVVGVPRAEGDGELDERREGGDPFSPPFVEPSSNGHTERITLPEPEHRVDWDALRADAEAIVDRAAADAESLIHQAQAKALELVEAAGARAAQIEEQARISGREQGYAAGKSAGEEELAPVIATIRELIESVRAQRGAAIAAAEPELVRLAMAVAERVIHGELLTNPTVIVENVRQALTRLVSREVVTLRVNPVDLDSIRAHRDEIVAAGDVEHLRIVEDQRVDRGGVIIETDAGTIDSKIATQLREARRAILSDDELALGDAEVLHSPAQAS, translated from the coding sequence ATGGGTAAGATCGTAAAGGAGGCGCGTTTCTCCGGCGGCGCTTACGTCGTTGGGGTCCCGCGTGCCGAGGGCGACGGAGAGTTGGACGAGCGTCGCGAAGGCGGCGATCCTTTTTCCCCACCCTTCGTGGAGCCGTCATCGAACGGGCACACCGAACGCATCACGTTGCCCGAACCCGAGCACCGCGTCGATTGGGATGCGCTGCGCGCCGATGCCGAAGCGATCGTCGACCGGGCCGCGGCCGACGCCGAGAGTTTGATTCATCAGGCGCAGGCCAAGGCGCTCGAACTGGTCGAAGCGGCCGGCGCGCGAGCCGCGCAAATCGAAGAGCAGGCGCGTATCTCGGGCCGCGAGCAAGGCTACGCAGCGGGCAAGAGCGCGGGCGAAGAAGAGCTGGCCCCGGTCATCGCGACGATCCGTGAGCTGATCGAAAGCGTGCGCGCGCAGCGCGGCGCGGCGATCGCGGCGGCGGAACCGGAGCTCGTGCGTCTGGCGATGGCCGTCGCGGAACGCGTCATCCACGGCGAACTGCTGACCAATCCGACGGTGATCGTCGAAAACGTGCGGCAGGCGCTGACGCGTCTGGTCAGCCGGGAGGTCGTAACGCTGCGCGTGAATCCCGTCGATCTCGACAGCATCCGAGCGCATCGGGACGAGATCGTGGCCGCCGGCGACGTGGAGCATTTGCGCATCGTCGAAGATCAGCGCGTCGATCGCGGCGGGGTCATCATCGAAACCGACGCAGGTACGATCGATTCGAAGATCGCTACGCAGTTGCGCGAGGCGCGGCGCGCGATCCTGAGCGACGATGAGCTCGCGCTCGGTGACGCGGAGGTCCTGCACTCCCCCGCCCAAGCCAGCTGA
- the fliI gene encoding flagellar protein export ATPase FliI, with translation MDAPVFSAEPYLDALRGADLVRQYGKVRQVIGVVIESLGPNMAVGETCSISYKRTVEPVLAEVVGFRDNKVLIMPLGELMGIGAGSDVVAHGAPLEIGVTDHLLGRVLGGLGRPIDGKGTIVAENRAVVTAAPPPPLSRRRVTEPLALGIRAIDGMLTCGKGQRVGIFAGSGVGKSTILGMIARNTAADVNVIALVGERGKEVRDFIERDLGEEGLRRSVVVVSTSDQPALVRIKAAFVAMTIAEYFRDQGLDVMFMMDSVTRFAMAQREVGLAIGEPTTTRGYTPSVFATLPKLLERAGTSDRGTITGLFSVLVDGDDMTEPVSDAVRSILDGHIVLSRALASANHYPAIDVLQSVSRVMPDVADANQYSAASAVRDMLATYREAEDLINIGAYVPGSNPRVDLALSKIEGIRHFLRQGIYETSSFEQTIAKLMSVT, from the coding sequence ATGGACGCTCCCGTCTTTTCCGCTGAGCCGTATCTCGATGCACTGCGCGGCGCCGACCTCGTGCGCCAGTACGGCAAAGTCCGGCAGGTCATCGGTGTGGTGATCGAGAGTTTGGGGCCGAACATGGCCGTGGGCGAAACGTGTTCGATCTCATACAAGCGAACGGTCGAACCGGTGCTCGCCGAAGTCGTCGGATTCCGCGACAACAAAGTATTGATCATGCCGCTGGGCGAGCTCATGGGCATCGGCGCGGGGAGCGATGTGGTCGCGCACGGCGCACCGCTCGAGATCGGCGTTACCGATCATCTGCTCGGACGGGTGCTCGGCGGACTGGGCCGGCCGATCGACGGAAAGGGGACGATCGTCGCGGAGAACCGCGCGGTCGTCACCGCCGCGCCGCCGCCTCCGCTCTCACGCCGGCGCGTAACCGAGCCGCTCGCGCTCGGTATCCGCGCGATCGACGGCATGCTGACCTGCGGAAAAGGGCAGCGCGTCGGCATCTTCGCCGGTTCGGGCGTCGGCAAGTCGACGATTTTGGGCATGATCGCCCGCAACACCGCGGCCGACGTGAACGTCATCGCGCTGGTCGGCGAGCGCGGCAAGGAAGTGCGTGATTTCATCGAGCGCGATCTTGGCGAAGAGGGGTTGCGCCGAAGCGTCGTCGTCGTGTCGACCAGCGACCAGCCCGCACTGGTCCGCATCAAAGCCGCGTTCGTCGCCATGACGATCGCCGAGTATTTCCGCGACCAAGGTCTCGACGTCATGTTCATGATGGATTCGGTGACGCGCTTTGCAATGGCCCAGCGCGAGGTGGGCCTGGCGATCGGGGAACCGACCACGACGCGCGGCTACACGCCCTCGGTCTTTGCGACGTTGCCCAAGCTGCTCGAACGCGCCGGAACCTCGGACCGGGGAACGATCACCGGCCTCTTCTCCGTGCTGGTCGACGGAGACGACATGACCGAGCCGGTTTCCGACGCGGTGCGCTCCATCCTGGACGGCCACATCGTGCTCTCGCGCGCGCTCGCCTCGGCCAATCACTACCCCGCGATCGACGTCTTGCAAAGCGTGAGCCGCGTGATGCCCGACGTCGCCGACGCCAATCAATATTCGGCCGCGTCGGCGGTGCGCGACATGCTCGCCACCTATCGCGAGGCGGAAGATCTGATCAATATCGGCGCCTACGTTCCCGGCAGCAATCCGCGCGTCGACCTGGCGCTCTCGAAGATCGAGGGGATCCGGCATTTCTTACGCCAAGGCATCTACGAGACCAGCTCGTTCGAACAGACGATCGCCAAACTGATGAGCGTGACGTGA
- a CDS encoding anthranilate synthase component I family protein — MIVRTRTLPADVLTPIGAYLALAPAGASCLLESVEHGGKISRYSFVGLDYMAAESFEATPDLLDRVRDIVNAHRPPADPSGWGGALVVFAYDAARPFARLPPRAQDPPAMPAAYIAVPATWLVFDHLTHSLVLWGCGDRAEAIDERLERYLAQLLGAPQLAHPVRAAGSPRASLSREQYVDLVARVKRHIYDGDVYQLQLGIRFDADLEGDAFDAYRALRRRNPSPYMFYVDGPFGSIFGASPEFLVRLEGRRARIRPLAGTRSRGATDEEDVQIARELLSNEKERAEHVMLVDLGRNDLGMVCEYGSVGVDELLQIERYSHVMHIVSDLVGTLRSPCDGLDLFRAGFPAGTVTGTPKVRAMQIIDRLEPVTRGFYAGSVGRWSFGGDFDSCITLRSMHVQNGCVYWQASAGIVADSDPQFEYDEVLHKTRIAREVLGL; from the coding sequence TTGATCGTACGCACGCGGACGCTTCCAGCCGACGTTCTAACACCGATCGGTGCCTATCTCGCGCTCGCGCCGGCGGGCGCTTCCTGTTTGCTCGAAAGTGTCGAACACGGCGGCAAGATCTCGCGCTACTCGTTCGTCGGACTCGACTACATGGCGGCCGAATCGTTCGAGGCGACGCCCGATCTTCTCGATCGCGTGCGCGATATAGTCAACGCTCACCGGCCGCCGGCGGATCCGAGCGGTTGGGGTGGGGCGCTCGTCGTTTTTGCCTATGATGCGGCCCGACCGTTCGCGCGCTTGCCCCCGCGCGCGCAAGACCCTCCGGCGATGCCGGCCGCGTATATCGCCGTACCGGCGACATGGCTGGTCTTCGATCATCTCACCCATTCGCTCGTGCTATGGGGGTGCGGTGACCGCGCGGAGGCGATCGACGAACGGCTCGAACGGTATCTCGCGCAACTCCTGGGTGCTCCGCAGCTCGCCCATCCGGTTCGCGCCGCCGGTTCGCCGCGGGCCTCGCTCTCGCGCGAGCAGTACGTGGATCTGGTCGCGCGAGTGAAGCGCCACATCTACGACGGCGACGTCTACCAGCTGCAGCTCGGCATCCGGTTCGACGCCGACCTCGAGGGCGACGCGTTCGACGCGTATCGCGCGCTCCGGCGGCGCAATCCTTCGCCCTATATGTTCTACGTCGACGGACCGTTCGGCTCGATCTTCGGTGCTTCGCCCGAGTTCCTGGTACGGCTCGAAGGGCGCCGCGCGCGCATCCGCCCGCTAGCCGGTACGCGTTCGCGGGGCGCGACCGACGAAGAGGACGTGCAGATCGCACGCGAGTTGCTCTCGAACGAGAAGGAGCGGGCCGAACACGTCATGCTCGTCGATCTGGGACGTAACGATCTCGGGATGGTTTGCGAGTACGGCTCGGTCGGCGTCGACGAACTCTTGCAGATCGAGCGCTACAGTCACGTCATGCACATCGTCTCCGATTTGGTCGGCACGTTGCGATCTCCGTGCGACGGTCTCGACCTTTTCCGCGCCGGCTTTCCGGCCGGCACGGTCACCGGAACGCCGAAGGTCCGGGCGATGCAAATCATCGATCGGCTCGAACCGGTGACGCGCGGCTTCTACGCCGGCAGCGTCGGCCGCTGGTCTTTCGGCGGCGACTTCGATTCGTGCATCACGCTGCGCAGCATGCACGTACAGAACGGCTGCGTCTACTGGCAAGCTTCGGCCGGCATCGTCGCCGACTCGGACCCGCAATTCGAGTACGATGAAGTGCTACACAAAACCCGGATCGCGCGCGAGGTATTGGGCCTATGA
- a CDS encoding aminodeoxychorismate/anthranilate synthase component II → MSAVLFIDNYDSFTYNVVHLLASQGAAPDVVLNDDPQLEPALLERYRMLVVGPGPGNPSEQPRMMEVLSSAIERGLPTFGVCLGLQAIGEALGATVTHAPSLMHGKTSRIAHAGTGVFSGLPSPLTATRYHSLCLDPGTIPEVLTVTARSEDGVVQGLAHRSLPVHAVQFHPESVLSEHGGAMLRSMLAIAGLT, encoded by the coding sequence ATGAGCGCCGTGCTCTTCATCGATAATTACGACAGCTTCACCTATAACGTCGTGCATCTGCTCGCTTCGCAGGGCGCCGCACCCGACGTCGTCTTGAACGACGACCCGCAGCTCGAGCCCGCGCTGCTGGAGCGTTATCGGATGTTGGTCGTCGGCCCGGGGCCGGGCAATCCCTCGGAGCAGCCGCGCATGATGGAAGTGCTCTCGAGCGCGATCGAACGCGGCCTGCCGACCTTCGGCGTGTGCCTGGGCTTGCAGGCGATCGGCGAGGCTCTCGGGGCCACCGTCACCCACGCGCCCTCCCTCATGCATGGGAAGACGAGCCGGATCGCCCACGCGGGGACTGGGGTTTTTTCCGGCCTGCCCTCGCCGCTGACCGCTACTCGCTACCACTCGCTCTGCCTCGATCCCGGCACGATACCGGAGGTCCTCACGGTCACTGCACGCAGCGAGGACGGGGTCGTCCAGGGTCTCGCTCACCGCTCGCTGCCGGTCCACGCGGTCCAATTTCATCCGGAATCCGTGCTCAGCGAGCACGGCGGAGCGATGCTCCGCTCTATGCTGGCAATCGCGGGATTGACCTGA
- a CDS encoding flagellar hook-length control protein FliK, with the protein MISISSVLPATMLRAGALNGATHAVSKGKGGRWASLFGASLANTNTTANTSGAASSGSPATATKADLSAQLAALLQGGTSMATIVDQLAQSVGSSAAKLLAGKMSTGDTDRLRNSITQTIAKALSPPSNAPPGTPAQEAAALAARLRSVVESIARETQDGSGQQNEITGNLLDANSAKELPAQQQQSTGTSSPLDVSSVVRALLASVISTLSTPNSAATTAPTNVKAASSNVPAASAATANATTANVATLNQPLAVNLQSALDVTTVPNSTPSTLTAGLLSQSAANAVAAQSTQSITMANAPDLLARMLVRAAGLDSQINGSSTASAQSSAGSQTAGTATASALTPDMLAARFAALLAEVSPTGVAGAASSGNTSTDPNSGHAFDQNLAQQDSSNSNAANNLLASSTTTGLASQVQTALQSAVSGGTAVDANAVMEQMVKGMVMRTAVQGTSEIRLQLQPENLGQVTMRLTVSGNQVSANVVAQNADVSTALVANHQELARSLAEAGLTLTGFSVDVSGGDAGQDQSKDRTGGFGRRYVVHELSGDTTTEATQSGQGPPLLGGSGLELFNSLA; encoded by the coding sequence ATGATTTCTATCTCATCGGTGCTTCCGGCAACTATGCTGCGAGCAGGCGCGCTTAACGGCGCGACGCACGCGGTCTCGAAGGGCAAAGGCGGCCGCTGGGCCTCGCTCTTCGGAGCGTCGCTCGCAAACACAAACACAACCGCAAACACGAGCGGTGCTGCATCCTCAGGCTCGCCGGCAACGGCGACCAAGGCGGATCTGAGCGCCCAACTCGCTGCGCTTCTGCAAGGCGGAACATCGATGGCAACCATCGTCGATCAGCTCGCGCAAAGCGTCGGTTCGTCGGCAGCAAAGCTGCTCGCCGGAAAGATGTCCACGGGCGACACCGATCGACTTCGTAATTCCATCACCCAGACGATCGCGAAGGCACTCTCTCCACCCAGTAACGCGCCGCCGGGCACTCCCGCTCAAGAAGCGGCGGCCCTCGCAGCCCGATTACGAAGTGTAGTCGAGTCGATCGCGAGGGAAACGCAAGACGGATCAGGGCAGCAGAACGAAATCACGGGAAACCTCTTGGACGCCAACTCGGCGAAAGAACTCCCGGCCCAGCAACAGCAAAGCACCGGCACGTCGAGCCCGCTCGACGTATCGTCGGTGGTTCGTGCGCTGTTGGCTTCGGTGATCTCGACGCTCTCAACGCCGAACTCCGCGGCCACGACTGCTCCCACAAACGTCAAAGCGGCTTCGTCGAATGTTCCCGCGGCGAGCGCTGCAACGGCGAACGCTACAACGGCGAACGTTGCGACGCTCAACCAGCCGTTGGCCGTGAACCTGCAATCCGCACTCGACGTAACGACCGTGCCGAACAGCACGCCGTCAACGCTGACGGCAGGATTGCTCTCGCAATCGGCGGCCAATGCCGTCGCTGCCCAGTCGACCCAATCGATCACCATGGCGAACGCACCCGATCTGCTCGCACGAATGCTCGTGCGCGCCGCCGGGCTCGATTCGCAGATCAACGGGTCGAGCACCGCGTCGGCGCAGAGCAGCGCCGGTTCGCAAACCGCCGGCACCGCAACCGCATCGGCGCTCACTCCCGACATGCTCGCCGCACGCTTTGCGGCGCTCTTGGCCGAGGTGAGTCCGACCGGCGTAGCCGGGGCGGCATCTTCCGGAAACACCTCGACCGATCCCAACTCCGGTCATGCCTTCGATCAAAACCTTGCGCAGCAAGATTCATCGAACTCGAACGCGGCGAACAATCTCCTCGCGTCTTCGACGACGACGGGTTTGGCCTCGCAAGTGCAGACGGCCTTGCAATCAGCCGTAAGCGGCGGGACCGCAGTCGATGCGAACGCCGTCATGGAGCAAATGGTCAAAGGCATGGTGATGCGCACCGCCGTCCAGGGAACCTCGGAAATCCGGCTGCAGCTGCAACCGGAGAACCTGGGTCAAGTCACGATGCGGCTCACCGTATCCGGAAACCAAGTCAGTGCAAACGTCGTCGCACAAAACGCCGACGTGAGCACGGCGCTGGTTGCCAACCATCAAGAGCTCGCGCGCTCCCTCGCCGAAGCCGGGCTGACCCTGACGGGTTTCTCGGTCGACGTGTCGGGAGGTGACGCGGGCCAGGATCAAAGCAAGGATCGCACCGGCGGTTTCGGACGCCGGTACGTCGTTCACGAGTTGAGCGGCGATACGACGACCGAAGCCACGCAGTCGGGTCAAGGACCCCCGCTTTTGGGCGGTTCCGGCCTCGAACTGTTCAATTCCCTCGCATAG
- a CDS encoding flagellar hook capping FlgD N-terminal domain-containing protein — translation MGLITGVGATTTSADTASTSTTTPDNDLGPNAFLQLLTTELQNQDPDQPQDATESVTQLAQMSELQYQQQLTNDFASFQSNFGVLQAASLIGKAATVSTGTSSTSSNSSTVTGIISTIDVQNGTPYFTMTNSSGQTLTDSSGDPLLFETSQIIGIGNASSVTGTTSSSSSGT, via the coding sequence ATGGGACTAATCACCGGCGTTGGCGCCACCACAACCAGTGCCGACACCGCATCGACCAGCACGACGACTCCGGACAACGATCTGGGTCCGAACGCGTTTTTGCAATTGCTGACCACGGAACTTCAAAATCAAGATCCTGACCAGCCGCAAGACGCAACCGAATCGGTCACCCAGCTCGCGCAGATGTCCGAGTTGCAGTACCAGCAGCAACTTACGAACGATTTTGCCTCGTTTCAGAGCAATTTCGGGGTGCTGCAGGCGGCATCGCTCATCGGCAAGGCCGCGACCGTCAGTACGGGCACGAGTTCGACTTCGTCCAACTCTTCGACCGTGACGGGTATTATCTCGACGATCGACGTGCAAAACGGCACGCCGTATTTCACCATGACCAACTCGTCCGGGCAAACGCTCACCGATAGCAGCGGAGATCCGCTGTTGTTCGAGACCAGCCAAATCATCGGCATCGGGAACGCCTCGTCGGTGACCGGAACAACGAGCTCGAGTAGTTCGGGTACGTAA
- a CDS encoding TIGR02530 family flagellar biosynthesis protein, which produces MDSNDVSRVQQPGIIPGPMARPVGQPVDIPPTASPSFRSVLENAAASQQSSAATSSEPLRFSAHAMQRLQSRNISLTSEDVSKMNAMADKAAAKGAKNSLFIVRDVAMVVSIKNRTVITAVDSDSMKENVFTNIDSAAII; this is translated from the coding sequence ATGGATTCGAACGACGTCAGCCGCGTCCAACAGCCGGGAATCATCCCCGGTCCGATGGCGCGTCCGGTCGGTCAGCCAGTCGATATCCCGCCGACAGCGTCACCGAGCTTCCGCTCGGTGCTCGAAAACGCTGCGGCATCGCAGCAATCGTCGGCGGCAACGTCGAGCGAACCGCTTCGATTCTCGGCTCATGCCATGCAGCGTTTGCAATCGCGCAACATCAGTCTCACCTCGGAAGACGTGAGCAAGATGAACGCGATGGCCGACAAAGCCGCGGCGAAGGGCGCAAAAAACTCGCTCTTCATCGTTCGCGACGTCGCGATGGTCGTGAGCATCAAAAACCGGACCGTCATCACTGCGGTCGATTCAGACTCGATGAAGGAGAACGTCTTCACCAACATCGATTCGGCCGCGATTATTTAA